In Neisseriaceae bacterium CLB008, one genomic interval encodes:
- the purD gene encoding phosphoribosylamine--glycine ligase yields MNVLVLGSGGREHALAWRLAQSTQVTQVFVAPGNAGTAQEPKLKNIPLSQHDELIQFCRDEQVVFTVVGPEAPLAAGVVNDFRAAGLAIFGPTQFAAQLESSKDFAKAFMAKYAIPTAGYQTFEVATEAHAYVDAKGAPIVIKADGLAAGKGVIVAMTLEEAHSAIDDMLLGNSMGDAGARVVIEDFLTGEEASFIVMVDGEHVLPMATSQDHKRLHDQDQGPNTGGMGAYSPAPVVTDAVYQRTMDEIIMPTVRGMAAEGHPYTGFLYAGLMIDASGAPYTIEFNCRFGDPETQPIMSRLLSDFPSLIQAGIDGRLNEVEAKWDERVAVGVVLAAQGYPEAPRKGDTISGIESANELGKVFHAGTQFNANGDLISSGGRVLCAVGLGENIAKAQEQAYRVVNELHFDGAHYRHDIGAKAL; encoded by the coding sequence ATGAACGTTTTGGTTTTAGGTTCAGGCGGCCGCGAACACGCTTTGGCATGGCGTTTGGCTCAATCAACGCAAGTCACCCAAGTTTTTGTGGCCCCAGGCAATGCCGGTACCGCCCAAGAACCTAAATTAAAAAACATCCCTTTAAGCCAACATGATGAGCTGATTCAGTTCTGTCGTGATGAACAGGTGGTGTTCACCGTCGTGGGTCCTGAAGCGCCCTTGGCTGCGGGCGTGGTCAATGATTTTCGCGCTGCTGGCTTAGCCATTTTTGGCCCCACTCAATTTGCCGCCCAATTAGAAAGTTCTAAAGATTTTGCCAAAGCCTTTATGGCCAAATACGCCATCCCCACCGCCGGCTACCAAACCTTTGAAGTCGCGACAGAAGCCCATGCCTATGTAGACGCTAAAGGCGCACCGATTGTGATCAAAGCCGACGGTCTAGCCGCGGGTAAAGGCGTCATCGTGGCCATGACCCTAGAAGAAGCGCACAGCGCCATTGACGACATGTTACTGGGCAACAGCATGGGGGATGCGGGCGCACGCGTGGTGATTGAAGATTTCCTAACCGGTGAAGAAGCCAGCTTCATCGTCATGGTCGACGGCGAACATGTTTTGCCAATGGCCACCAGCCAAGACCACAAACGCCTACACGACCAAGACCAAGGCCCAAATACAGGCGGGATGGGCGCCTACAGCCCAGCGCCAGTGGTGACCGATGCTGTCTACCAACGCACCATGGATGAAATCATCATGCCTACCGTACGCGGTATGGCGGCAGAAGGCCATCCTTATACGGGCTTTTTATACGCCGGCCTGATGATTGATGCCAGCGGCGCACCCTACACCATCGAATTTAACTGCCGCTTTGGCGACCCAGAAACCCAACCGATTATGAGCCGCTTATTATCAGACTTCCCTAGCCTGATTCAAGCTGGCATCGACGGCCGTTTAAATGAAGTAGAAGCCAAGTGGGATGAACGCGTGGCCGTTGGGGTCGTGTTGGCGGCTCAAGGCTATCCAGAGGCGCCACGTAAAGGCGACACCATCAGCGGCATTGAATCTGCTAATGAATTGGGTAAGGTATTTCATGCCGGTACCCAATTCAACGCCAATGGCGATTTGATCAGCAGCGGCGGCCGTGTTCTGTGTGCCGTCGGTCTGGGTGAAAACATTGCCAAAGCGCAAGAACAGGCCTATCGTGTGGTGAATGAACTGCACTTTGATGGCGCTCACTACCGTCACGACATTGGTGCCAAAGCACTTTAA
- a CDS encoding L-threonylcarbamoyladenylate synthase, translating into MTNHPHRPFAPRVASHAYLQALKAHLKQGGVIAYPTGSCFGLGGLPTHPRAIRHIIKLKKRPQHKGLIVIGAHSRQFNRLIQPLSQAQEAQVNQYWPGPYTFLCPSAGRVLPSLRGQQNTTLAVRVDAHPVARQLCQRLNTALISTSANFSGGVSCKNTRQTQKLFGHEALMVAGRIGGDHRPSTIFDLKTGKKLR; encoded by the coding sequence ATGACTAATCACCCTCATCGTCCCTTTGCTCCTCGCGTCGCCAGCCACGCCTATTTACAAGCGTTAAAAGCTCATTTAAAACAGGGCGGCGTGATTGCCTACCCAACCGGTTCCTGCTTTGGTTTGGGCGGCTTACCCACCCACCCTCGGGCGATTCGCCACATCATTAAGCTTAAAAAAAGACCACAACATAAAGGTTTAATCGTCATTGGCGCGCACTCACGCCAATTCAATCGATTGATCCAGCCGCTGAGCCAAGCCCAAGAGGCTCAGGTTAATCAATATTGGCCAGGGCCTTATACCTTTTTATGCCCCAGCGCTGGGCGAGTACTACCCAGTTTGCGTGGCCAACAAAACACCACTTTAGCCGTGCGTGTAGACGCTCACCCCGTGGCCCGACAATTGTGTCAGCGGTTAAACACCGCCTTGATTTCAACGTCGGCGAATTTTTCAGGCGGCGTGTCGTGTAAAAACACGCGTCAAACCCAAAAGCTATTTGGCCATGAGGCTCTGATGGTTGCGGGGCGCATTGGCGGCGATCACCGTCCCAGCACTATTTTTGATTTAAAAACCGGTAAAAAGCTTCGTTAA
- a CDS encoding DUF4377 domain-containing protein, protein MKTIMWATALLALSGCAATAAQANQEKTLYVAPKLADCVGVGPMKCMQVKEGADGEWTYFYGGIQGFDYEEGYQYKLQVHVQDLDPKQVPADAPSKRWSLVKILEKTNAQTGETTPLK, encoded by the coding sequence ATGAAAACCATTATGTGGGCAACCGCCCTATTAGCCTTAAGCGGCTGTGCCGCCACGGCGGCTCAAGCGAACCAGGAAAAAACCCTTTACGTCGCGCCAAAACTTGCCGACTGTGTGGGCGTAGGGCCGATGAAATGCATGCAGGTTAAAGAAGGCGCCGATGGCGAATGGACTTATTTTTACGGCGGCATTCAAGGCTTTGATTATGAAGAAGGCTATCAATATAAGTTACAAGTTCATGTACAAGACCTAGACCCAAAACAGGTACCGGCCGATGCACCGAGTAAACGCTGGAGCCTAGTGAAAATCTTGGAAAAAACCAATGCCCAAACTGGGGAAACCACGCCTTTAAAATAA
- the tsaA gene encoding tRNA (N6-threonylcarbamoyladenosine(37)-N6)-methyltransferase TrmO: protein MQLTIETIGVIESPYQQKFGIARQPGLVDAAKVWLVFAPEFNEECVRGLAGFDYVWVHFVFHAAIKDGWSPLVRPPRLGGKQKMGVFATRSPHRPNHLGLSLLRLEAVDTSKGVRLLLSGADLLDGTPVVDIKPYIPFVEAKPEARSGFVSGSPPLLTVVWSELAMTQYEDQGLTPEFRALVSQSVAQDPRPAYQEDEHRVYGMLLAGVNVSFQIKADVATIVALDVA from the coding sequence ATGCAATTAACCATTGAAACCATCGGAGTAATTGAATCTCCGTATCAACAAAAATTTGGCATTGCTCGCCAGCCAGGCTTAGTCGATGCAGCTAAAGTTTGGCTGGTGTTCGCGCCTGAGTTTAATGAAGAATGCGTGCGCGGCTTAGCCGGCTTTGACTATGTTTGGGTGCATTTTGTGTTTCATGCAGCGATCAAAGACGGCTGGTCACCTTTGGTGAGGCCACCCCGTTTAGGGGGCAAGCAAAAAATGGGTGTATTTGCTACCCGTAGCCCCCATCGGCCTAATCATTTAGGCCTGTCTTTATTGCGTTTAGAGGCGGTGGACACCAGTAAAGGGGTGCGCTTATTGCTCAGCGGCGCTGATTTATTAGACGGCACGCCCGTGGTGGACATCAAGCCGTATATTCCGTTTGTTGAGGCCAAACCAGAGGCCCGAAGTGGATTCGTGTCGGGTTCGCCCCCATTATTGACGGTGGTGTGGTCTGAGTTAGCCATGACCCAATATGAGGATCAAGGGCTGACGCCTGAATTTAGAGCCTTGGTGAGTCAAAGCGTGGCACAAGACCCTCGTCCTGCCTATCAAGAAGACGAGCATCGAGTGTATGGCATGCTGTTGGCTGGAGTGAACGTGTCGTTTCAGATTAAGGCCGATGTAGCCACCATCGTGGCATTGGATGTCGCATAA
- the waaC gene encoding lipopolysaccharide heptosyltransferase I, translating into MKKILLLKMSSMGDLIHCLPALTDLQKAPEWADAEVTWVAEEAFIDIPTLHPRVKNVVPVALRRWKKRLGDAQTWRDYRVLKQSLRQEHWDVIVDCQGLLKSAWVARMAKQPVSGYDKHSIKEPVAAFFYQHRYAVSKTLPAVERNRQLLAQALGYQISGKPDFGLPILAPHALTPERAFVTLIHGTSAEAKEWPEAAWVALGQRLNQNGLACVLFWGNERERLRAERIAAALEDGLVMPKLSIAAAGQIIAAAVAVVAVDTGLAHLANTQNRPLITLYLDSEPDLTGAIATAHTDKVRNLGGKGQQPSVEDVWSILCHYDLF; encoded by the coding sequence ATGAAAAAAATACTGTTGTTGAAAATGTCGTCCATGGGGGATTTGATTCACTGTTTGCCGGCTTTAACCGACTTACAAAAAGCGCCAGAATGGGCGGATGCTGAAGTCACGTGGGTGGCTGAAGAAGCGTTTATTGACATTCCTACGCTACATCCACGCGTAAAAAACGTTGTGCCGGTGGCGTTAAGACGCTGGAAAAAACGGCTGGGCGATGCGCAAACGTGGCGTGATTATCGGGTATTAAAGCAAAGTTTACGCCAAGAGCATTGGGATGTGATTGTGGATTGCCAAGGTTTATTAAAAAGCGCATGGGTCGCGAGAATGGCTAAGCAACCGGTTAGTGGCTATGACAAACACAGCATTAAAGAGCCGGTGGCTGCTTTTTTTTATCAGCATCGCTACGCCGTATCTAAAACATTACCCGCCGTTGAACGCAATCGTCAGCTGCTGGCCCAAGCCCTAGGCTATCAAATCAGTGGCAAACCTGATTTTGGCTTACCCATATTGGCGCCGCATGCGCTAACGCCCGAACGTGCTTTTGTGACGCTGATTCACGGCACCAGCGCAGAAGCCAAAGAGTGGCCTGAAGCGGCATGGGTGGCGCTAGGGCAGCGATTAAATCAAAACGGCCTTGCCTGCGTGCTGTTTTGGGGCAATGAGCGTGAGCGTTTACGGGCAGAGCGCATTGCCGCGGCATTAGAGGATGGTTTAGTCATGCCTAAACTCAGCATTGCCGCCGCAGGACAAATTATTGCTGCTGCGGTGGCGGTCGTGGCGGTTGATACAGGCTTAGCCCATTTAGCCAACACCCAAAATCGCCCTCTAATTACCTTATATTTAGACAGTGAACCCGATTTAACCGGCGCCATCGCCACGGCTCATACCGATAAAGTCCGTAACTTAGGTGGCAAAGGGCAGCAGCCAAGCGTTGAAGACGTGTGGTCGATTTTGTGTCATTACGATTTATTTTAA
- a CDS encoding YigZ family protein yields MTVLTYQTLAAPCYAEFKDKGSKFMAFAHPISSSDEVKALLEPLKKEHFKAVHFCYAYRLGPDGADFRANDDGEPSGSAGRPILGQIDSAELTDVVVIVVRYFGGTLLGVPGLIQAYKSATALALAEGEVLSKNVTHHALLSFEYATMNDVMRLIKGHDVAVLSQEMTYDCRLKVSIPLAQKEAFLNAITHLRTVKISSTNSECLPE; encoded by the coding sequence ATGACGGTTTTAACTTATCAAACGTTGGCTGCCCCTTGCTATGCGGAGTTTAAAGACAAAGGCAGCAAATTTATGGCTTTTGCCCATCCGATCAGCAGCAGCGATGAGGTTAAAGCTTTATTGGAGCCACTAAAAAAAGAACATTTTAAAGCCGTGCATTTTTGTTATGCCTATCGCTTGGGCCCAGATGGGGCTGATTTTCGAGCCAATGATGATGGCGAGCCTTCAGGTAGCGCGGGTCGTCCTATTTTGGGCCAAATAGACAGTGCCGAATTGACCGATGTGGTGGTCATTGTGGTGCGTTATTTTGGCGGGACTTTATTAGGCGTGCCTGGGCTGATTCAGGCGTATAAAAGCGCCACAGCATTGGCGTTGGCTGAGGGGGAGGTGTTGTCGAAAAACGTCACCCATCATGCGTTGCTGTCGTTTGAATACGCCACCATGAATGACGTCATGCGCTTAATTAAAGGCCATGATGTGGCTGTTTTATCGCAAGAAATGACCTATGACTGCCGTTTAAAAGTCAGTATCCCGTTGGCACAAAAAGAAGCTTTTTTAAATGCCATCACTCACTTAAGAACGGTTAAAATAAGCTCAACTAACTCAGAATGTCTGCCTGAATGA
- a CDS encoding YdiU family protein gives MNLAQYLQQNRMQQLPKLFYAPVKTEKLNQPTLLLSNQPLANQFNLSPADFLAGDNLKALSGDPKSYRQAPIATLYSGHQFGHYTPQLGDGRAVIIGDLVDKYNERWECQLKGAGQTPFSRHADGRAVLRSSIREYLCSEAMAALHIPTTRALSLVASDDPVYRERVETAAIVARLAPSFIRFGHFEVFYHRKLHTDLQLLADHVIALYYPQCLSAPNPYLAFFEAVSKITAHTIAQWQSVGFCHGVLNTDNMSILGLTLDYGPFGFLDGFHFQHICNHSDHGGRYAFNQQPFIGQWNLSCLASTLLPFVPEAELVTVLNQYAQEYQQAYDQRMADKLGLQIVPEAGFVQRLLKIMDAQTVDFTIFFRQLAQFDPHQGTLPDAVAVLFTEPRAMDEWLAEYAQRLLQEGRAHSVKTEAMNQVNPKYILRNHLLEIAIKKAEDKDYSELNQLSMIISDPYAEWPEYEQYAALPPIWAKDISISCSS, from the coding sequence ATGAATTTAGCTCAATACTTACAACAAAACCGTATGCAACAATTACCTAAACTATTTTATGCACCGGTTAAAACAGAAAAACTAAATCAGCCCACGCTGTTATTAAGTAACCAACCTTTGGCAAACCAATTTAATTTAAGTCCTGCTGATTTTTTAGCTGGGGATAATTTAAAAGCGTTATCAGGTGACCCAAAAAGTTATCGACAGGCACCGATTGCTACCTTGTATTCAGGCCACCAATTTGGACATTACACGCCACAATTAGGCGATGGCAGAGCCGTCATCATTGGTGACCTTGTGGATAAATATAATGAACGGTGGGAATGCCAATTAAAAGGTGCTGGCCAAACGCCCTTTTCTAGGCATGCTGATGGTCGAGCCGTTTTACGCTCCAGTATCCGAGAATATTTATGTTCTGAAGCGATGGCAGCGCTACACATACCCACCACAAGGGCTTTAAGCTTGGTGGCCTCTGATGACCCTGTTTATCGTGAACGCGTTGAAACAGCGGCGATTGTGGCTCGGCTAGCGCCTAGTTTCATTCGCTTTGGCCACTTCGAAGTGTTTTACCATCGAAAGTTACACACAGATTTACAATTACTGGCTGATCATGTCATTGCTTTATATTATCCACAGTGCCTAAGCGCACCTAATCCCTACCTGGCTTTTTTTGAAGCTGTGAGTAAGATAACTGCCCACACCATTGCTCAGTGGCAGTCGGTTGGGTTTTGTCATGGCGTACTCAATACGGACAATATGTCTATATTGGGTTTGACCTTGGACTATGGCCCATTCGGTTTTTTAGACGGCTTTCATTTTCAACACATCTGTAATCATTCTGATCATGGCGGCCGCTATGCATTTAACCAACAGCCGTTTATTGGGCAGTGGAATTTATCTTGCTTGGCGTCAACCTTATTGCCATTTGTCCCTGAAGCAGAATTAGTAACGGTACTCAATCAATACGCTCAAGAATATCAACAAGCCTATGATCAACGGATGGCTGATAAATTGGGGTTACAAATAGTGCCAGAGGCGGGCTTTGTGCAGCGTTTATTAAAGATCATGGATGCACAGACGGTCGATTTTACGATTTTCTTTAGGCAGCTGGCCCAGTTTGACCCTCATCAAGGCACGTTACCGGACGCTGTAGCGGTTTTATTTACCGAACCTAGGGCTATGGACGAATGGTTAGCTGAGTACGCTCAGCGGCTGTTACAGGAGGGCAGGGCGCATTCAGTTAAAACAGAGGCGATGAATCAAGTTAATCCCAAATACATATTACGCAATCATTTACTGGAAATAGCCATCAAAAAAGCTGAAGATAAGGATTATAGTGAGTTAAATCAGTTGTCTATGATCATTTCTGACCCCTACGCCGAGTGGCCAGAATACGAACAGTATGCGGCATTACCGCCCATCTGGGCCAAAGACATCAGCATCAGCTGTTCCAGCTAA
- the lpxC gene encoding UDP-3-O-acyl-N-acetylglucosamine deacetylase yields MLQRTLAKEVSATGVGLHSGERVLLTLKPAPSNSGIQFRRTDLTGDEGAWIKMVPELINDTRLSSTIVTPLGVRVGTIEHMMSALAAFGIDNVCIELNAPETPIMDGSSLPFLYLLQDAGIVDQQELKRFLRIKEVVEVKEADKWVRLSPYNGFKMTLTIDFDHPVINRGNQTFTIDFAGASYLDEIARARTFGFMQEVEFMRSHNLGLGGNLTNAIVIDEDDVLNPDGLRYADEFVRHKILDAMGDLYVIAHPIIGAFEGYKSGHDINNKLMRALMAQPEAFEWVSFKNPEDVPPGFHELD; encoded by the coding sequence ATGTTACAAAGAACCTTAGCCAAAGAAGTGAGCGCAACTGGCGTTGGCCTACATTCAGGTGAGCGGGTGTTATTAACGTTGAAACCAGCGCCCAGCAATAGTGGCATTCAGTTCAGACGTACGGATTTAACCGGTGATGAAGGTGCTTGGATAAAAATGGTGCCTGAATTAATTAACGATACTCGTCTGTCTTCCACTATTGTGACGCCGCTTGGGGTTCGTGTGGGGACTATTGAGCACATGATGTCGGCCCTAGCCGCTTTTGGCATCGACAATGTGTGTATCGAATTAAATGCACCTGAAACCCCAATTATGGATGGCTCTAGCCTGCCTTTCTTATACCTATTGCAGGATGCGGGCATTGTTGATCAGCAGGAATTAAAAAGATTCTTACGCATTAAAGAAGTGGTTGAGGTTAAAGAAGCAGATAAATGGGTTCGTTTAAGTCCTTATAACGGATTTAAAATGACTTTAACCATCGACTTTGATCATCCCGTCATTAATCGTGGTAATCAAACCTTTACCATTGATTTTGCAGGTGCTTCTTATTTAGATGAAATTGCGCGAGCGCGAACCTTTGGCTTCATGCAAGAGGTTGAATTCATGCGTAGCCATAATTTAGGCTTGGGCGGTAATTTAACCAATGCCATTGTGATTGATGAAGACGACGTCTTAAATCCGGATGGTTTACGCTATGCTGATGAATTTGTGCGGCATAAAATTCTAGACGCCATGGGGGATTTATACGTGATTGCCCACCCGATTATCGGGGCGTTTGAGGGCTATAAATCTGGCCATGACATCAATAATAAGTTAATGCGTGCTTTAATGGCTCAGCCTGAAGCGTTTGAATGGGTGAGTTTTAAAAATCCTGAGGATGTGCCGCCTGGATTTCATGAACTTGATTAA
- a CDS encoding tRNA-binding protein: MSQVKPNIEIDVLNQLDIRVGTITAVSDVEKSRKLLKLSVDFGSFRRSILSAMRGERDNPQEIVGKQALFVVNMAPREMAGEMSEGMLFDIGYEDGIVPVLAQPEKMVPNGTRAG, translated from the coding sequence ATGAGTCAGGTGAAGCCTAATATTGAAATTGATGTGTTGAATCAGCTGGATATTCGGGTCGGTACCATTACGGCCGTTTCTGACGTTGAAAAATCGCGTAAGTTATTGAAATTAAGCGTTGATTTTGGTTCTTTTCGCCGTTCTATTCTGTCGGCGATGCGTGGTGAACGTGACAATCCTCAGGAGATTGTCGGTAAACAAGCTTTATTTGTGGTGAACATGGCGCCCAGAGAAATGGCCGGCGAGATGTCTGAAGGCATGCTGTTTGACATAGGCTATGAGGATGGCATTGTGCCCGTGCTCGCCCAGCCTGAAAAAATGGTGCCTAACGGCACGCGTGCAGGGTAA
- a CDS encoding prolyl-tRNA synthetase associated domain-containing protein → MTEQSLLSLLTDLDIAYVRVEHPALGAIDDYYKMNIELPDQGIKNLFLKNKKGNRLYLVVMDEHQPADLSHIAEQVGESRLSFASTQTLASTLNVAAGCVTPFALPFDTEHKVTVLLDQNIKQDELLGFHPLVNHATVCIAYSDFLRFLVHSGHAPKSISVKAPN, encoded by the coding sequence ATGACGGAACAGTCTTTACTCAGTTTGCTGACGGATTTAGACATTGCATACGTGAGGGTTGAGCATCCGGCATTAGGGGCAATTGATGATTATTACAAAATGAACATTGAATTGCCTGATCAAGGCATTAAGAATTTATTTTTAAAGAATAAAAAAGGCAATCGTTTATACTTGGTTGTCATGGATGAACACCAGCCAGCAGATTTAAGCCACATTGCCGAGCAAGTTGGTGAGTCTAGGCTGTCGTTTGCGTCTACCCAGACGCTGGCGTCGACCTTAAATGTGGCGGCTGGATGCGTGACGCCTTTTGCTTTGCCATTTGATACCGAGCATAAAGTAACGGTGTTGCTCGATCAAAACATTAAGCAAGATGAATTATTGGGCTTTCACCCTTTGGTCAATCACGCCACGGTGTGCATTGCTTATTCGGATTTTTTACGCTTTTTGGTCCACAGTGGTCATGCACCCAAGAGCATCAGCGTTAAAGCGCCCAATTGA
- a CDS encoding DUF4893 domain-containing protein gives MRIVTGLAMCFMATLLVAAPKNTAWRGMVTQADVQLIDEVDQIMHTTLGLYQNQALASDEVEPYLAAIKFAEAEPQLIKNKELIGRWQCRSTQISARFLGRYPYFNCQIKQTAKGLWFQKTTGSQRVSGYLHQGQGQQKVFIGGATVNDDPLRSYDLNQPDNIPAHQNHNAVGVLRKISANQMILIQPNKDKAGYELYELIRKK, from the coding sequence ATGCGTATCGTAACGGGTTTGGCCATGTGTTTCATGGCGACTTTATTGGTTGCTGCCCCAAAAAATACGGCTTGGCGAGGGATGGTGACCCAGGCTGATGTTCAATTAATTGATGAAGTAGACCAAATCATGCACACAACCTTGGGGCTTTATCAAAACCAAGCGTTGGCAAGCGATGAGGTTGAGCCCTATTTGGCGGCGATTAAATTTGCAGAGGCTGAGCCTCAATTAATTAAAAATAAAGAGTTGATCGGGCGCTGGCAGTGTCGTTCGACTCAGATCAGTGCCCGATTCTTAGGGCGCTATCCATACTTTAACTGCCAAATCAAGCAAACAGCTAAGGGCCTATGGTTTCAAAAAACAACGGGCTCACAGCGTGTGAGTGGCTATCTGCATCAGGGTCAGGGCCAACAAAAGGTGTTTATTGGTGGCGCTACGGTGAATGACGATCCTTTACGCAGCTATGATTTAAACCAGCCAGATAATATACCTGCTCATCAAAATCATAATGCCGTGGGCGTGCTTCGAAAAATCTCGGCCAACCAGATGATTTTGATTCAGCCTAATAAAGACAAAGCGGGTTATGAGCTGTATGAATTGATTCGAAAAAAATAG
- a CDS encoding lysozyme inhibitor LprI family protein, which translates to MLHNMQRFLIQGCIGLFTLGLASGVYALDCDRALTQVDMNECAYLDFKKADQRLNQLYQQHRQGLDDQRKQQLKVAQQAWLKFRDLSCTYEADFYRGGSMAPLVRQGCLTEATENRIKALENYIEMDGLL; encoded by the coding sequence ATGCTTCACAATATGCAACGTTTTTTGATCCAGGGATGTATTGGCCTCTTCACGCTTGGTTTGGCCAGCGGTGTGTATGCCCTAGACTGCGATCGTGCCCTTACCCAGGTGGACATGAATGAATGCGCCTATTTGGATTTTAAAAAAGCAGATCAACGATTAAATCAGCTGTATCAACAGCATCGCCAAGGATTAGACGATCAGCGCAAACAGCAGCTTAAGGTGGCGCAGCAAGCCTGGCTTAAGTTTCGTGATTTAAGCTGTACTTATGAGGCTGATTTTTATCGCGGCGGAAGCATGGCTCCCTTAGTGAGGCAGGGTTGTTTGACTGAAGCGACCGAAAATAGAATTAAGGCCTTAGAAAATTATATTGAAATGGATGGGTTACTTTAA